TCCCCTTCCAGGTGGTGGCTTCATTGCCGACACGCCGGGCCTGCGCGAAGTCGGCCTCTGGGGCATTGAAGCACGCGATATATCGTGGTGCTTTCCGGAGTTCCGGCCATTTCTCAACGCGTGCCGCTTTGCCGATTGCATGCACCTCGTGGAGCCCGGCTGCGCGCTGCGCGAGGCGGTGGAGCGTGGCGAGGTTTCCGCTTCGCGCTACGACTCCTTCGGCCGACTCCTGAACGAAATAGAAGCGTAAGGTGAACCGCGTAAGGTGAACGGCGGGAAGGAACGGCGCTCGAGACAGCGCTAACGTCGTCTCGGGTGCTCCACCTTCCCGCGGTCCACCTTACGCGGTCACACCTTACGCTTCTCGTTGGTTCACTTCCATTGCGAGAGGTCACCCCACGTCGACCAGCGCAGACTGCCGTCCTTGAACAGCGGCGCCAGCTTCCTGATGTCGGCCGCATTGGCCTGAAGCGCCGCCTCTTCCTCTGGCGTGAAGATGCCCAGCTTGCCGGCCTTGAATGTCGGATCGTCCTGCTTGAGCGCCCAGATCGCGATACGCTCGCGCAAGAGACCGAACTGATAGCGCGAGAGATTCTCCTTGGCCGCCGCCGGCGGATCAAACGTGCCCTCGTCCATGTCCTCGCTCACCACCGTGCGCGACTGGGACTTGATCTGTGCGTCGAGAATGGGGGCGGGTGTGTAGTACACGGGGCAGTTGGACCCCAACACCGCCATCGACATGCGCACCTGCATCACCGTCAGCGAATCGGTGACGTACACGCGTGTACGCACATCGTTGGCGTTGACCGCCGCCGACATCTTTTCGCTCAGGCGCTCCACGTCCTTGGTCAGCTTTTCGATCTGCGCTTCGTTCTTCTGCGAGTTCTGCGCGATGGCCATGGGGTTGGCGCTCGCCTTCATCTGCGCCGTCTCCAGACAGGCGCGCGACGCCTTGCTCTTCTCCTCGTGCTGTGCCGTCACGGTGCGCAGCTCACGACGCGCAGTCGCGTCGGCCAGCATGGGCTGCAGGCTGGCCACCACCAGTGCCACACGATCCTCATTCAGCACCAGGTCGGTGTTGCGCGACGACGCACTGGATGACGCCGACGATTCCGTCGGCTTGCTCGGTGTCTCCTTCTTGGGGTCGAGCTTTTCCTTGGCGGCATCCTTGGCCAGATCGGCGCCCAGCTTCTTGAGCCTGCCCAACTGCGCGGACGCGGGCGTGGCACTCAGCACGAGGGCCGCGGCAATCCACGGCAGGTAGCGCGTGGCCCGAGGGGCGACGGTGAACGACGGAAGGCGCCGGGACATGGGGAGGCTCCGAATGGGTGATGACAGGGAATCAACGACCGCGGTCCGGCGGCGCAAGCTCGGCCGTCACACGCCCGATGAGCGCCAACGGCACGCCGCGCAGCCCGGGCCAGTCGTGTGTGATAAAAGACCGGGGTGGAAATGCGGTGCTGGCTTGTCCGGACGCACGGCCTCCGCCGGGAGGGGACCCCTTGGGGGGACTCCCACTGGGGGCTGTATTCCCAAGCGTCGTAAGACGACCCGGCGTTACATCCGCCACCCGCAGCCTGAGCTGCGCCGACAAACCACCATCCAGCAATACGCCATCACGGGCGCCCAGTGTCACAAGGGCCTGCGCCATTTCCCGTGTCGTCGGTCCAAGCGGCACCCGCTCTGCCACCCCCCCAAGGCCGGCGTAGCGCGACAACACGACCAACAGAGTGCCATCACCCATCGTGCCCACCGCCAATCGGATGTCGCGGTGTGTTGGATGCACCAGAGCCTCGTTGCACAGCGCCGCCACGGCCTGTCCGCCGGAAACGATGTGCGGGTAGGACTGCACGGCTTCCACCACGTCGCGCTGGCCTCTCAGACTGGCAATCGAATCGGCGGGCACAATACGCGCGCGGCCCTGCCCGTCGACAACCAGCGCCGCAGCCAGCGCGCCTGCTCCAGGTCCCTGCCACTCGCGCCCGCGATGCACCACCCAGCCCCAGGGCCCATCATCGGTGAATTGCCCGGCATTGAGGGCAATCACCGCGTCGTCCGGAGTATCGTCGATGCGCCAGGGCGCCATGTCTTCGCCATCGCGCCGTATGGCGAGCTCCAGATGCACGACGCGCGGGTCCAGGCGAGCCACAATCAAGTCGACAGGCACTTGTGGTGAGCCCACCGCCACTCGCCATGTCGTCCACATGACCGGTGCGCCGCGCCAGGGCAGACGTGTGACGCTCCGCCGCAATGCGTTCGCTGCGTCCGCGTTCGCGTCCGCGCTTGCGCCGCGCAGTG
This window of the Gemmatimonas sp. UBA7669 genome carries:
- a CDS encoding phosphodiester glycosidase family protein translates to MARLDPRVVHLELAIRRDGEDMAPWRIDDTPDDAVIALNAGQFTDDGPWGWVVHRGREWQGPGAGALAAALVVDGQGRARIVPADSIASLRGQRDVVEAVQSYPHIVSGGQAVAALCNEALVHPTHRDIRLAVGTMGDGTLLVVLSRYAGLGGVAERVPLGPTTREMAQALVTLGARDGVLLDGGLSAQLRLRVADVTPGRLTTLGNTAPSGSPPKGSPPGGGRASGQASTAFPPRSFITHDWPGLRGVPLALIGRVTAELAPPDRGR